One region of Paenibacillus polymyxa M1 genomic DNA includes:
- a CDS encoding TetR/AcrR family transcriptional regulator: MQSKRGRPRNVESQKSILAASYDLLLEQGFGAVTVEKIAERAKVSKATIYKWWPNKAAVVMDGFLSATMARLPVPDTGRVLDDILIHATNLVRFLISREGKIITELIGEGQLDAGLSEAYRTRYFHPRRLEARHLIERGIERGELKEHLDVELCIDLIYGPVFYRLLVTGYPLDDAYVRQLVMNAFEGISLD; encoded by the coding sequence GTGCAGAGTAAAAGAGGACGTCCGCGTAATGTCGAGTCGCAAAAATCTATCCTTGCCGCCTCCTATGATCTACTGTTGGAGCAAGGCTTTGGAGCGGTAACAGTAGAAAAAATTGCGGAGCGAGCGAAAGTGAGCAAAGCCACCATTTATAAATGGTGGCCTAACAAAGCTGCCGTAGTCATGGATGGCTTCCTGTCAGCTACCATGGCAAGATTACCTGTACCCGACACGGGTCGTGTACTAGACGATATTCTCATTCATGCTACGAATTTAGTACGGTTTCTAATCAGTCGAGAAGGTAAAATTATTACGGAGTTAATTGGCGAAGGGCAACTTGATGCAGGGTTGTCAGAGGCATACCGAACCCGGTATTTTCATCCACGGCGACTTGAAGCCCGGCATCTTATTGAGCGGGGAATAGAGCGTGGGGAATTGAAGGAGCATCTCGATGTTGAATTATGTATCGATCTCATTTATGGGCCGGTTTTTTATCGATTGCTGGTAACCGGTTATCCATTAGACGATGCCTATGTACGACAATTAGTCATGAATGCGTTCGAAGGGATTAGCTTGGACTGA
- a CDS encoding S-ribosylhomocysteine lyase, protein MAKVESFQLDHTIVKAPYVRAAGVEHDEKGSTVQKYDLRFLQPNEDALPTAAVHTLEHLLATYLRDEIKGIIDISPMGCRTGFYLILWNEHEPEEIALALEKTLKRILETTEVPAVTALECGNYKDHSLFSAQEYVKIVLEAGISRDPFKRVF, encoded by the coding sequence ATGGCAAAAGTAGAAAGCTTCCAATTAGACCACACGATTGTAAAGGCTCCTTATGTAAGAGCAGCAGGAGTAGAGCATGATGAAAAAGGAAGCACGGTACAAAAGTATGACTTGAGATTTCTGCAACCGAATGAAGACGCACTGCCAACAGCAGCTGTACATACGCTGGAGCATTTATTGGCAACGTATCTGAGAGACGAAATCAAAGGCATTATTGATATTTCTCCTATGGGCTGCAGAACGGGATTCTACTTGATTTTATGGAATGAACACGAGCCTGAGGAAATTGCACTTGCTTTGGAAAAAACCTTGAAAAGAATTCTGGAAACGACAGAAGTTCCGGCTGTTACTGCTTTGGAATGCGGGAACTATAAGGATCATTCTCTTTTTTCAGCACAGGAATATGTGAAGATTGTGTTGGAGGCTGGCATTAGCCGCGATCCTTTCAAAAGAGTATTTTAA
- a CDS encoding MFS transporter — protein MQREQQAVEGNRISNWMMFLLAAACGLIVANLYYAQTLVGPIHVAMDLSSTTAGFIVTLTQIGYVVGLLFIVPISDIIENRRLMVVSLIITVCALLVAAFAPNATLFLTASLFIGVGSVVAQILVPYATYLASEEQRGRVVGNVMSGLLLGIMFARPLASFITSIWGWQAVFIMSAIVLTLLTILLSRALPERKPVPTVSYSKLILSLGTLFKQTPALRRRALYQACLFGAFSLFWTVVPLRLADDFGMSQQGIALFALVGVGGAIAAPIAGRLADKGWSKGLTGLAMVIAALSFLVIYIFQSHSTAALILLFVSAITLDMAVSGNLVLGQRVIYSLGSEARGRLNGLFMSIFFIGGAIGSSLGGWSYALGGWNFSALIGVILPVLALLYYFTEKETGGDVRKKQIG, from the coding sequence ATGCAAAGAGAACAACAAGCCGTAGAAGGTAACCGTATTTCAAATTGGATGATGTTTCTGTTGGCAGCGGCATGCGGCCTTATTGTTGCCAACCTTTACTATGCTCAAACCCTGGTAGGACCTATTCATGTAGCGATGGACCTTTCTTCCACAACAGCGGGCTTCATTGTCACTTTAACTCAAATCGGTTATGTTGTGGGCCTGCTGTTTATCGTACCCATTAGCGACATTATTGAAAATCGACGGCTCATGGTCGTATCGCTCATCATTACAGTCTGTGCATTGCTCGTTGCTGCCTTCGCCCCCAATGCCACGTTGTTCCTGACCGCATCCTTGTTCATTGGAGTTGGATCTGTAGTAGCCCAAATACTGGTACCGTATGCTACCTATTTAGCATCCGAAGAGCAGCGCGGCCGGGTTGTCGGGAATGTCATGAGCGGACTCTTGCTAGGGATTATGTTCGCACGTCCATTGGCAAGCTTCATAACCAGCATCTGGGGCTGGCAAGCCGTATTTATTATGTCAGCCATTGTTTTGACGTTGTTGACGATTCTTCTCTCGCGGGCTCTTCCAGAGCGCAAGCCTGTACCTACAGTATCTTACAGTAAACTGATTCTCTCGCTAGGTACTCTTTTCAAACAAACGCCCGCATTGCGCCGCCGTGCCTTATATCAAGCCTGCTTATTTGGTGCCTTCAGCCTGTTTTGGACGGTTGTTCCTCTACGCTTGGCGGATGATTTCGGCATGTCTCAGCAAGGGATTGCACTGTTTGCTCTAGTAGGTGTAGGGGGCGCAATAGCAGCTCCGATTGCCGGGAGATTGGCTGATAAAGGTTGGAGCAAAGGTTTAACCGGGCTAGCTATGGTCATTGCCGCCTTGTCCTTTTTGGTCATCTATATTTTCCAAAGTCATTCGACGGCTGCGCTCATCCTTCTCTTTGTTTCAGCGATTACACTGGATATGGCTGTATCAGGAAACCTTGTGCTTGGGCAACGCGTTATTTACTCCTTGGGAAGTGAAGCGAGAGGGCGTCTGAACGGATTATTCATGTCTATCTTTTTCATAGGTGGAGCGATTGGATCATCATTAGGTGGTTGGTCTTATGCGTTGGGTGGTTGGAATTTCAGCGCTCTGATTGGAGTCATTTTGCCTGTGCTGGCTTTACTCTACTATTTCACTGAGAAAGAAACTGGTGGAGACGTACGAAAGAAACAAATCGGGTAA
- a CDS encoding TetR/AcrR family transcriptional regulator, which translates to MERFEQGGIDQLIVEKMATALGCSKSSFYWYFTNRSSYIRQIVETWKAQTTQQVMTASITHATADERIREVLTQMFGKTKRGDFLFYLRKLSLKDDSYRSLLNEVEQMRMEFMKELLVQKGMQPEKASQRSWMLYHYYLGWYERLKQETLSEEAIQQHIHMIWTEWISN; encoded by the coding sequence ATGGAACGTTTTGAACAGGGCGGAATTGATCAACTCATTGTTGAAAAAATGGCTACTGCTTTAGGGTGCAGTAAGAGCAGTTTTTATTGGTATTTTACCAATCGCAGCAGCTATATTAGACAAATTGTAGAGACATGGAAGGCACAGACGACACAACAGGTGATGACCGCGTCCATCACCCATGCGACCGCAGATGAGCGGATTAGAGAGGTGCTAACCCAGATGTTCGGCAAGACGAAACGGGGAGATTTTCTGTTTTATCTGCGCAAGCTGTCATTGAAGGATGATAGTTACCGTTCCTTGCTCAATGAAGTCGAACAGATGCGAATGGAGTTTATGAAAGAGCTTTTAGTCCAGAAGGGAATGCAGCCAGAGAAAGCCTCTCAGAGGTCATGGATGTTGTACCATTACTATTTGGGTTGGTATGAACGTCTCAAGCAAGAGACGTTAAGTGAAGAAGCGATCCAGCAGCATATTCATATGATTTGGACAGAGTGGATTTCAAATTAA
- a CDS encoding SDR family NAD(P)-dependent oxidoreductase — protein sequence MISIDLSHQTAVVTGGKSGIGKGIVELFIQSGAKVISADISYEEPYRVVNSQLVETQLDISKPDDIERWCNLLISETGVPDILVNCAGTSTMDYVIDSELADWEKVFSINSTGLYVASKRFAKEMVDARKPGRIIQIASQAGKNGYRAMGGYCASKHAVLGLTKVMAIELAPHQILVNAVCPGIVETPMKHRERIEGGVIRGMTAQDIYEEDCSQVPLGRTAEVEDVANVVLFLASPLSAYMTGQAINVTGGMTMH from the coding sequence ATGATTTCAATAGACCTATCTCATCAGACAGCAGTAGTGACAGGCGGCAAGTCAGGTATAGGCAAGGGGATTGTAGAGCTGTTCATTCAGAGTGGAGCTAAAGTCATTTCTGCTGATATTTCTTATGAAGAGCCGTATAGAGTGGTCAATTCACAGTTGGTTGAAACTCAATTGGACATATCCAAACCGGATGATATCGAAAGATGGTGCAATCTGCTAATCAGCGAAACGGGAGTTCCTGACATCTTGGTGAACTGCGCAGGTACTTCTACGATGGATTATGTCATTGATAGTGAGTTGGCTGATTGGGAAAAAGTATTTTCGATCAATTCAACGGGGCTGTATGTAGCGTCCAAACGGTTTGCCAAGGAAATGGTGGATGCGCGTAAACCGGGGCGAATTATCCAAATTGCTTCGCAGGCTGGTAAAAATGGATATCGGGCCATGGGCGGATATTGTGCATCCAAACATGCGGTTCTCGGCTTGACCAAGGTGATGGCCATTGAGCTTGCTCCGCATCAAATTTTGGTGAATGCGGTTTGTCCAGGTATCGTAGAAACGCCGATGAAGCATCGCGAGCGGATTGAAGGGGGCGTTATTCGCGGAATGACCGCCCAGGATATATATGAAGAAGATTGTTCGCAGGTACCTTTGGGGAGAACGGCTGAGGTAGAGGATGTCGCCAATGTGGTGTTGTTTCTGGCAAGTCCGCTCTCCGCATATATGACAGGACAAGCGATTAATGTTACAGGTGGAATGACGATGCACTAG
- a CDS encoding DUF3995 domain-containing protein, translated as MLELLTWAVGGILFVLSGMHLYWVFGGQKGAKAAIPSTGTDLLFKPSKIGTSIVAILLALAAWFVLELGRVVPIQFFHFFYFYGAGLLSCLFILRSIGDFKWVGFFKRKKGTVFAKWDTVLYSPLCFLLGTAILMMMLLRTA; from the coding sequence ATGTTGGAGTTACTTACATGGGCAGTTGGCGGAATTCTATTTGTACTGAGCGGTATGCACTTATATTGGGTATTCGGCGGACAAAAAGGTGCTAAGGCAGCGATCCCAAGCACGGGAACGGATTTGCTTTTTAAACCCTCCAAAATAGGGACGTCGATTGTTGCCATTTTACTAGCCTTAGCCGCTTGGTTCGTTTTGGAGTTAGGGAGAGTCGTACCAATTCAGTTTTTCCATTTCTTCTATTTCTACGGTGCAGGCTTGTTGTCATGTTTATTTATTTTACGATCTATAGGAGATTTCAAATGGGTAGGGTTCTTCAAGAGAAAAAAAGGAACGGTTTTTGCAAAATGGGATACTGTGCTCTATTCGCCCCTTTGTTTTCTCTTGGGAACAGCCATTTTAATGATGATGCTTTTACGTACGGCATAG
- the thrS gene encoding threonine--tRNA ligase, producing MSIQVKLPDGAVREYEQGVTIADVAGSISSGLKKNAVAGKVNGKAVDLNTVLDENVDLEIITLDGADGLEIYRHSTAHLLAQALKRIYGEKNVKLGIGPVIDSGFYYDIDIENPLSVDDLAKIEKEMAKITQENLPITRRVVSREEATRIFGEMEDPLKLELIRDLPEEAEITIYDQGEFFDLCRGPHLPSTGRIKAFKLLSVAGAYWRGDSNNKMLQRIYGTAFPKKAQLDEHLHLLEEAKKRDHRKLGKELELFMFSEEAPGMPFYLPKGMVVRTALEDYSRDIQRLHGYEEVRTPLMMNNRLWEQSGHYEHYKENMYFSEVDETTFALKPMNCPGHMLVFKNELHSYRDLPIRISEFGQVHRHELSGALNGMMRVRTFCQDDAHIFVTPGQIEKEITDVIKLINEMYSVFGFDFTVELSTRPDDFMGEPALWDQAEQALQNVLDHLGINYRINAGDGAFYGPKIDFHILDALKRSWQCGTIQLDFQMPEKFDLTYVGEDNQKHRPVVIHRAIYGSIDRFMGILTEHFTGAFPLWLAPVHAKLLPVSENYIETANEVQEALLKAGLRVEVDTRNEKLGYKIREAQLEKVPYMFVIGENEKTTGTVAVRKRGEGDLGSFSIADIVEKISTEIHEKQ from the coding sequence GTGAGTATTCAAGTGAAATTGCCGGATGGAGCCGTACGTGAGTACGAGCAGGGCGTAACAATCGCCGACGTGGCGGGTTCGATCAGCTCCGGGCTGAAAAAGAACGCAGTAGCAGGTAAAGTGAACGGGAAGGCTGTAGATCTGAACACCGTTTTGGATGAGAACGTTGACCTTGAGATCATTACGCTGGACGGTGCTGACGGTCTGGAAATTTATCGTCACAGTACAGCGCATTTGCTCGCTCAGGCGCTCAAACGCATTTACGGCGAGAAGAACGTGAAGCTGGGTATTGGTCCAGTTATCGACAGCGGGTTCTACTATGACATTGATATCGAAAACCCACTGTCCGTTGACGATCTGGCGAAGATCGAAAAGGAAATGGCGAAGATCACGCAGGAAAATCTGCCGATTACACGTCGTGTGGTTAGCCGTGAGGAAGCAACTCGTATTTTTGGTGAAATGGAAGATCCATTGAAGCTGGAACTGATCCGTGATTTGCCAGAAGAAGCGGAAATTACAATTTATGATCAAGGCGAATTTTTTGACCTGTGTCGTGGCCCGCATCTGCCGTCCACTGGCCGTATCAAGGCTTTCAAATTGTTAAGTGTAGCGGGTGCATACTGGAGAGGCGATTCCAACAACAAGATGCTGCAACGTATCTACGGAACAGCATTCCCTAAAAAAGCACAACTGGATGAGCATTTGCACTTGCTGGAGGAAGCAAAAAAACGCGACCATCGCAAGCTGGGTAAAGAGCTGGAGCTGTTCATGTTCTCCGAAGAAGCACCTGGTATGCCGTTCTACCTGCCTAAAGGTATGGTTGTGCGTACTGCGTTGGAAGATTATTCCCGTGACATTCAACGTCTGCATGGCTATGAGGAAGTACGTACACCGCTGATGATGAACAACCGTCTGTGGGAACAATCGGGACACTATGAGCATTACAAGGAAAACATGTACTTCTCCGAAGTAGATGAAACTACTTTTGCTTTGAAACCGATGAACTGCCCAGGGCATATGCTTGTATTTAAAAATGAACTTCATTCTTACCGCGATCTGCCGATTCGTATATCCGAATTTGGACAAGTGCATCGTCATGAGCTGTCCGGCGCGCTGAACGGTATGATGCGTGTTCGTACATTCTGTCAGGATGATGCGCATATTTTCGTTACACCAGGTCAGATTGAAAAAGAGATTACGGACGTAATCAAGCTGATTAACGAAATGTATAGTGTGTTTGGCTTTGACTTTACAGTGGAACTGTCCACACGCCCAGATGACTTTATGGGCGAGCCAGCGCTGTGGGATCAAGCGGAACAAGCTCTGCAAAACGTGCTGGATCACCTGGGCATCAACTACCGTATTAATGCGGGAGATGGAGCATTTTACGGTCCGAAAATTGACTTCCACATTCTCGATGCGCTCAAACGCAGCTGGCAGTGCGGAACGATCCAGTTGGACTTCCAAATGCCTGAAAAATTCGACCTCACTTATGTGGGCGAGGACAACCAGAAGCACCGTCCGGTCGTTATTCACCGTGCCATCTACGGTTCAATTGACCGCTTCATGGGCATCCTGACTGAGCATTTTACAGGTGCATTCCCATTGTGGTTGGCTCCTGTTCATGCGAAGCTATTGCCTGTATCCGAGAACTATATCGAGACTGCCAATGAGGTGCAGGAAGCGTTGCTGAAAGCGGGTCTACGCGTCGAAGTGGATACTCGGAATGAGAAGCTTGGTTATAAAATCCGTGAAGCGCAATTGGAGAAGGTTCCATACATGTTCGTTATCGGGGAAAATGAAAAAACAACCGGTACTGTAGCCGTGCGCAAACGGGGCGAAGGCGATCTGGGGTCATTCAGCATTGCGGACATCGTTGAGAAAATCAGCACAGAGATTCATGAGAAGCAGTAA
- a CDS encoding GTP pyrophosphokinase produces the protein MNEPDWKHLNAVPLPLQEFQLQLDQNSVDAKQLEEWKKIPVLYQLALEELKNKIKLIQTEWKLIDGFSPIEHIKTRIKEPHSIVEKVRRKGHEVTLDNILREIHDIAGMRVVCAFVKDIYRLMDHLRTREDIRILEVKDYIAHPKPNGYQSLHVIVEIPLILFEGTRWIKVEIQLRTLAMDFWASMEHILYYKFDKKVPEHVVNGLTEAARATYELDQKMLKLRGEILSLSEEQDVEEAPVKRAEESALKALSLPADHATSRSQTC, from the coding sequence GTGAATGAACCGGATTGGAAGCACTTGAATGCTGTCCCTTTGCCCTTGCAGGAATTTCAGCTACAGCTGGACCAGAACAGTGTTGACGCCAAGCAACTAGAGGAATGGAAAAAAATCCCCGTCCTTTATCAACTAGCTCTGGAGGAATTAAAGAACAAAATTAAGCTGATCCAGACGGAATGGAAGCTGATAGATGGTTTTAGCCCAATTGAGCACATTAAAACCCGGATCAAAGAACCCCACAGCATTGTGGAAAAAGTTCGGCGCAAAGGGCATGAGGTCACCCTGGACAATATATTGCGTGAAATTCATGATATCGCAGGCATGCGCGTGGTATGTGCTTTTGTCAAAGATATCTATCGTCTGATGGATCACCTCCGCACACGGGAAGACATTCGCATACTAGAGGTCAAGGACTATATTGCCCATCCTAAGCCCAACGGCTATCAGAGCCTACATGTTATTGTGGAAATTCCACTGATTCTGTTTGAGGGCACACGCTGGATTAAGGTCGAAATTCAATTGCGCACATTGGCTATGGATTTTTGGGCCAGTATGGAGCATATTTTGTACTATAAGTTTGATAAGAAAGTGCCCGAACATGTCGTTAACGGATTGACCGAAGCTGCACGTGCAACCTACGAACTGGATCAGAAAATGCTCAAGCTGCGCGGGGAAATTTTATCGCTTAGCGAGGAGCAGGATGTGGAAGAGGCCCCGGTCAAACGAGCCGAGGAGTCAGCTTTGAAGGCACTTTCCCTCCCCGCAGATCACGCCACTTCTCGGTCGCAGACGTGCTAG
- a CDS encoding Gfo/Idh/MocA family protein: MSTSTSPTLPIRMGIIGLGLIAEYHIRSLHSMSGVSIVAVSDVNANRLQAIGEQLQLPASKRYSHYEALIRDPEVDAILSLTPNDVHFDIIRIALEEHKAVLAEKPLTLTWSEAGQLKKLYTANPVPLLVHYKHRYGAAFQYTKQLLDEHKLGKIYNIQFRYLMDAFSPYRQHPYTWRHNLAKAGSGVVGDTASHIIDLARFLIGEFKSVAALLHIITPERPDPVTGLPVKVDVEDLAAFHGIIGDNTVGTFITHKNAIGKRHDIEVDIYGELGTLHASLNNRESIRIVLRDLEHPDAEYETWAVPAIYNHTADGDFVKLARGEFVDRAPLFDDGYNNQWVLEKILQSWRENGRLVEV; encoded by the coding sequence ATGAGTACCTCTACCTCCCCAACCCTACCCATTCGGATGGGTATCATCGGCTTGGGTCTGATCGCTGAATATCACATCAGATCATTACACAGCATGTCGGGGGTATCGATTGTGGCCGTTAGTGATGTAAATGCGAACCGCCTTCAAGCCATCGGAGAGCAATTGCAACTGCCTGCCTCCAAGCGGTACTCCCATTATGAAGCATTGATCCGTGACCCAGAGGTAGATGCGATTCTGTCGCTGACACCCAATGATGTGCATTTTGACATTATTCGTATTGCGCTGGAAGAACACAAAGCTGTACTGGCAGAGAAACCATTGACACTCACGTGGTCGGAGGCAGGTCAGTTGAAAAAGCTGTATACCGCGAATCCGGTGCCTTTGCTGGTTCACTACAAGCATCGCTACGGCGCGGCCTTCCAATATACCAAGCAACTGCTGGATGAGCACAAGCTGGGCAAAATCTATAATATTCAATTTCGTTATCTAATGGATGCATTTTCACCGTATCGTCAGCATCCGTATACATGGCGACACAATTTAGCCAAGGCCGGCTCTGGAGTAGTAGGGGATACGGCCTCACATATTATTGATCTGGCCCGTTTTCTGATTGGTGAATTTAAAAGCGTCGCGGCGCTGCTACATATCATTACACCTGAGCGGCCCGATCCGGTCACGGGTCTGCCTGTAAAAGTGGATGTGGAAGATCTCGCCGCCTTTCATGGCATCATTGGCGATAATACCGTGGGTACCTTCATCACTCACAAAAATGCCATCGGCAAACGTCACGATATCGAAGTGGATATCTACGGCGAGCTCGGTACACTGCACGCTAGTCTCAATAATCGGGAAAGTATTCGCATCGTGCTGCGTGACCTGGAACACCCGGATGCCGAATACGAGACTTGGGCTGTTCCTGCCATCTATAATCATACAGCCGATGGCGATTTTGTTAAGCTGGCAAGGGGGGAGTTCGTGGACCGAGCCCCATTGTTCGATGACGGATACAACAATCAGTGGGTACTTGAGAAAATACTGCAATCCTGGAGAGAGAACGGACGCTTAGTAGAAGTGTAA
- a CDS encoding MetQ/NlpA family ABC transporter substrate-binding protein gives MKKSFVLLLGISLLLVAAGCGNKSTDSNGSSSASGAETQKVVIGSMGSDAQIWKHIAQSQAAKDAKLDIEVKEINGGIETNNATRQGDVDVNAFQSWAYLVSYNKESKADLKAIATTYLEPMGIYSQKFKSIDEVTDGALVALADNPANTARGLKLLEASGLIKLKADFNDALGTVNDITSNPKNLKFELIDDKTGPRVIQDVGLVLIGNTIALEGGLNVLKDSLFHEEISQATKNNINVLVTSSDKANDKGLQKLADLYHNEDTQKYIKDEFGGTKVEVKEPVSYLEGQTAK, from the coding sequence ATGAAGAAATCGTTCGTTTTACTATTAGGGATTAGTTTATTACTCGTAGCCGCAGGATGCGGTAATAAAAGCACAGACAGTAATGGCTCCAGCTCCGCTTCCGGTGCGGAAACGCAAAAAGTAGTCATTGGTTCCATGGGATCTGACGCGCAGATTTGGAAGCATATTGCCCAATCCCAGGCCGCCAAGGATGCCAAGCTGGATATTGAAGTAAAGGAAATTAACGGTGGGATCGAAACGAACAATGCGACTAGACAAGGCGATGTGGACGTGAATGCATTCCAATCATGGGCGTATCTGGTGAGCTATAACAAAGAGAGCAAAGCCGATTTGAAGGCGATAGCCACTACCTACCTGGAGCCGATGGGGATTTATTCGCAAAAGTTCAAAAGCATCGATGAAGTGACTGACGGAGCGTTGGTGGCTTTGGCGGACAACCCGGCGAATACAGCAAGAGGTTTGAAGCTGTTGGAAGCATCCGGTTTAATTAAGCTTAAAGCTGACTTTAATGATGCTTTAGGTACAGTCAATGATATTACTAGTAATCCTAAAAACCTGAAATTTGAACTAATCGACGACAAAACAGGTCCGCGCGTGATTCAGGATGTAGGCTTGGTGTTGATCGGGAACACGATTGCTTTAGAAGGCGGTCTGAACGTACTGAAGGATTCCTTGTTCCACGAAGAGATCAGTCAGGCAACAAAGAACAATATTAACGTCCTGGTTACTTCATCGGATAAGGCAAACGATAAGGGACTACAAAAATTAGCAGATCTCTATCATAACGAGGATACCCAAAAATACATTAAGGATGAATTTGGGGGCACCAAAGTAGAGGTTAAAGAACCTGTTTCTTATTTGGAAGGGCAAACCGCAAAATAA
- a CDS encoding MFS transporter, translated as MSSTTTTATTAATYQENIEVQKKRWMILIVLNLFTFMSTLDGSIVNIALPVLSRTLHLPVAQIEWVTTAYLMAICTAILFFGKLGDMVGKIKIFKIGTIIFILGSLLCGLSSSLSLLLISRIIQAIGASMTMANSQGIVTDIFPSTERGKALGLIGTFVSLGSIAGPSLGGIIVSSLGWQYIFWVNVPIGLIAVFLGWRLLPKDLIKVKDKIDVPGSLVFAIFILTLFVGLLLGQQVGYGDPRIIASLVVAVVAFAIFIWLELRRPQPLLQLALFKNPLFSLSILCAFLVFVANFCFNIISPFYAQNMLNLSPFYAGFLLMLFPISMVIVAPLSGALSDKIGSELLTFAGLVVMVVAQIGLAELHAGSSIPLVGLWIAMLGIGSGLFQSPNNSLIMSKVPRTQLGSAGSVNSLVRNVGMVVGITLATTILFNVMSKEAGYRVTGLVPGHPEIFLEGMHVVFMTSASICLVSALLTGWRLIGTKRARTQQEKR; from the coding sequence ATGAGTTCAACTACTACAACTGCTACAACTGCTGCAACCTATCAAGAGAATATCGAAGTTCAGAAGAAACGTTGGATGATTTTAATTGTTTTAAATCTGTTTACGTTTATGTCCACCCTGGATGGAAGCATTGTTAATATCGCTCTTCCTGTGCTGTCCCGCACGTTACATTTACCTGTGGCACAGATTGAATGGGTGACAACCGCCTATTTAATGGCGATATGTACCGCTATTTTATTTTTTGGCAAGCTAGGGGATATGGTCGGTAAAATCAAAATATTCAAAATCGGCACGATCATATTCATTCTTGGCTCCCTATTGTGCGGTCTTAGCTCTTCACTCTCCCTATTGCTGATTTCGCGCATCATTCAGGCAATTGGAGCATCCATGACCATGGCGAACAGCCAAGGGATCGTAACAGATATCTTCCCGTCTACTGAACGGGGCAAAGCGCTTGGCCTCATCGGAACCTTCGTTTCTTTGGGTAGTATCGCCGGGCCGAGCTTGGGCGGTATTATTGTCTCCTCGCTGGGTTGGCAATACATTTTCTGGGTCAATGTACCGATAGGCCTGATCGCTGTCTTTCTGGGCTGGAGGCTTCTGCCTAAGGATCTGATCAAGGTGAAGGATAAGATCGACGTTCCAGGTAGCCTGGTGTTTGCCATTTTCATTCTCACCTTGTTCGTCGGATTGTTACTGGGACAGCAGGTCGGGTATGGAGACCCACGTATTATTGCTTCGCTGGTGGTGGCTGTAGTTGCTTTTGCCATATTCATTTGGTTGGAATTGCGTCGTCCACAGCCGCTGTTACAGCTCGCTCTATTCAAAAATCCGTTGTTTTCGCTCAGTATTTTGTGTGCTTTTCTGGTGTTTGTCGCTAACTTCTGCTTTAACATCATTTCGCCTTTCTATGCACAGAATATGCTGAACTTGTCGCCCTTTTATGCCGGATTTCTGCTGATGTTGTTCCCCATCTCTATGGTTATTGTGGCCCCGCTCAGCGGTGCGCTTTCCGATAAAATCGGGTCTGAACTACTCACCTTCGCCGGGCTGGTCGTTATGGTCGTTGCCCAAATTGGATTAGCGGAACTGCATGCAGGTAGCTCCATCCCGCTCGTCGGTCTGTGGATTGCCATGCTGGGTATTGGCAGTGGTTTATTCCAATCGCCGAACAATTCGCTGATTATGTCCAAGGTACCCCGTACACAGCTTGGCTCAGCCGGAAGTGTTAATTCACTGGTGCGCAACGTCGGGATGGTTGTAGGGATCACGCTGGCCACAACCATTCTCTTTAATGTTATGAGTAAAGAGGCTGGTTATCGAGTCACCGGATTGGTTCCGGGTCACCCTGAAATTTTTCTGGAAGGAATGCATGTAGTCTTTATGACGTCTGCCTCCATCTGTCTTGTGTCGGCATTGTTAACAGGCTGGAGGCTGATTGGGACAAAACGGGCAAGAACGCAGCAAGAAAAGAGATAG
- a CDS encoding MarR family winged helix-turn-helix transcriptional regulator: MRKKPIGKLISHLYRRNQKILSKKLAPYGIGSGGQHSFLKLILQRPGITQEQLTNELKFDKATTARSVKQLEESGYIERKTDPNDRRSQLVSPTAKALEFAPVLQAILDELNAGLVHNLSEEEEDLLIDLLQKISIDPDE, from the coding sequence ATGAGAAAAAAACCGATTGGAAAGCTAATTTCCCACCTGTACCGTCGAAATCAAAAAATACTGTCCAAAAAACTGGCTCCTTACGGAATCGGCAGTGGGGGACAACACAGTTTCTTAAAGCTTATTTTGCAGCGACCGGGCATTACACAGGAGCAACTGACGAATGAACTTAAATTTGACAAGGCAACCACAGCCCGCTCTGTAAAACAATTAGAGGAATCAGGCTACATTGAACGTAAAACGGACCCGAATGATCGTCGTTCTCAACTTGTATCTCCTACGGCCAAGGCGTTAGAGTTCGCTCCTGTCCTACAAGCAATACTGGACGAGCTCAATGCCGGTCTTGTCCACAATTTATCCGAAGAGGAAGAGGACCTTCTGATCGACTTACTGCAAAAGATTAGTATAGATCCTGACGAATAA